A region of Gemmatimonadales bacterium DNA encodes the following proteins:
- a CDS encoding sugar phosphate nucleotidyltransferase: MKGVILAGGLGSRLSPMTRVTNKHLLPVYDRPMIYYPLETLVEAGITEIMLVTGGNNAGDFLRLLGNGKEFGLRRLHYTYQEGEGGIAAALRLTEDFADGEPVCVILGDNILGQSIRPAVERYARRGRGGMVLLKEVPDPERFGVPVFDGDRIVAIEEKPKQPKSRYAVIGVYLYDARVYEIVAGLAPSGRGELEITDVNNQYLAWGELAHEVIDGWWTDAGTVESLFRAATLVARGKGNASETV, translated from the coding sequence GTGAAGGGGGTGATCCTGGCGGGCGGGCTGGGCTCACGCCTCTCGCCCATGACGCGGGTGACGAACAAACACCTGCTTCCGGTCTACGACCGGCCAATGATCTACTATCCCCTGGAGACGCTGGTCGAGGCGGGGATCACCGAGATCATGCTGGTCACCGGCGGGAACAATGCGGGGGACTTCCTGCGCCTGCTCGGGAACGGCAAGGAGTTCGGCCTGCGCCGCTTGCACTACACCTATCAGGAAGGTGAGGGCGGCATTGCAGCCGCGCTTCGCCTCACGGAGGACTTCGCCGATGGCGAGCCGGTGTGCGTCATCTTGGGCGACAATATCCTGGGCCAATCGATCCGCCCGGCGGTCGAGCGGTACGCGCGGCGGGGACGCGGCGGCATGGTGCTGCTGAAGGAGGTCCCGGACCCCGAGCGCTTCGGCGTGCCGGTGTTCGACGGAGACCGCATCGTGGCGATCGAGGAGAAGCCGAAACAGCCGAAGTCGCGCTACGCGGTCATCGGCGTGTACCTGTACGACGCCCGCGTCTACGAGATCGTCGCCGGTCTCGCGCCGTCGGGCCGCGGGGAGTTGGAGATCACGGACGTCAACAACCAGTACCTCGCCTGGGGCGAGCTCGCGCACGAAGTGATCGACGGCTGGTGGACCGATGCGGGGACGGTGGAGAGCCTGTTCCGCGCCGCCACCCTGGTGGCCAGGGGGAAGGGGAACGCCAGTGAAACGGTTTGA
- the rfbD gene encoding dTDP-4-dehydrorhamnose reductase, whose product MKVGVTGAGGLLGSTLVPLWRRAGAEVVAWRRADLDVTDEQAVLAAIADVMPDVVVHAAGYTAVDRAEAEPDEAMWVNGQGTANVCRACEAAGTRVVYISTDYVFDGYEAGPIAPDATPAPLGAYGRSKLQGEREVRALGDAGVVVRTGWMYGPGGSNFVDTMRGAAAERRPVMVVADQRGAPTSSRLVAEALWGLCSAGVSKEWHVMSSGPATWFDVARAVYEFAGVSVGLVTPCSTAELGRPAPRPANSYLDCRSVEARLGVRLPDWREQVRAYVCEGVMPGTGLIGEAVA is encoded by the coding sequence TTGAAGGTAGGGGTCACCGGGGCGGGCGGGCTCCTCGGCAGCACCCTGGTGCCGTTGTGGCGCCGCGCCGGCGCGGAGGTGGTCGCCTGGCGCCGGGCGGACCTGGACGTGACCGACGAGCAGGCCGTGCTTGCCGCGATCGCCGATGTGATGCCCGACGTGGTGGTCCACGCGGCCGGCTACACCGCGGTCGATCGCGCCGAGGCGGAGCCAGACGAGGCCATGTGGGTCAACGGTCAGGGCACTGCGAACGTGTGCCGCGCCTGCGAGGCCGCGGGGACCCGGGTGGTCTACATCAGCACCGACTACGTTTTCGATGGATACGAAGCGGGGCCGATCGCGCCGGACGCTACGCCGGCACCCTTGGGCGCGTACGGTCGCAGCAAGCTCCAAGGCGAGCGCGAAGTGCGGGCGCTGGGCGATGCCGGTGTCGTGGTTCGCACGGGATGGATGTACGGCCCCGGCGGCAGCAACTTCGTGGACACCATGCGGGGTGCGGCCGCGGAGCGACGTCCGGTGATGGTGGTCGCAGACCAGCGTGGGGCGCCGACGTCGTCGCGGCTCGTAGCGGAAGCGTTGTGGGGACTCTGCTCCGCCGGCGTATCGAAGGAATGGCACGTGATGTCGTCCGGTCCCGCGACCTGGTTCGACGTCGCGCGCGCGGTCTACGAGTTCGCCGGAGTGTCGGTCGGCTTGGTGACGCCGTGCTCGACGGCCGAGCTGGGGCGGCCGGCGCCGCGGCCGGCGAACTCCTACCTCGACTGCCGGTCCGTGGAGGCGCGATTGGGGGTGCGATTACCGGATTGGCGCGAGCAGGTCCGGGCGTACGTATGCGAAGGCGTCATGCCGGGGACAGGGTTGATCGGAGAGGCCGTCGCGTGA